A genome region from Flavobacterium sp. includes the following:
- a CDS encoding L-threonylcarbamoyladenylate synthase: MNQDINTEVHNAFEVIKEGGIILYPTDTVWGIGCDATNPEAVAKIYKLKQRAETQSMIVLVNGEKMIYNVFKDIPEVAWQIMDLSEKPTTLILDDARNVAPNVISADKSLGVRLVKEPFCYKLMERMKKPLVSTSANISGQPTPQSFKDISPEIINGVDYVVKLNQDKINGKSSTIIKLTKDSQVKVIRK; encoded by the coding sequence ATGAATCAAGATATTAATACTGAAGTTCACAATGCTTTTGAAGTAATTAAAGAAGGCGGAATTATTCTTTACCCAACTGACACTGTTTGGGGAATTGGATGTGACGCTACTAATCCTGAGGCTGTTGCTAAAATTTATAAACTAAAACAACGCGCCGAAACTCAAAGTATGATTGTTTTAGTGAATGGTGAAAAAATGATTTATAACGTTTTTAAGGATATTCCCGAAGTTGCCTGGCAGATTATGGATTTATCTGAAAAACCAACAACTTTAATTCTTGACGATGCCAGAAACGTAGCTCCTAATGTTATTTCTGCTGATAAATCACTTGGAGTTAGGCTGGTAAAAGAACCTTTTTGTTATAAATTAATGGAAAGAATGAAAAAACCATTAGTTTCGACTTCCGCAAACATTTCAGGTCAGCCAACGCCGCAAAGTTTTAAAGATATTAGTCCGGAAATTATAAACGGGGTTGATTATGTGGTGAAATTAAATCAGGACAAAATCAACGGAAAATCATCTACAATTATCAAGTTAACAAAAGATTCGCAGGTTAAAGTTATTCGTAAATAA
- a CDS encoding DegT/DnrJ/EryC1/StrS family aminotransferase, with product MIPVTKTFLPPQEEYNAYVKRAWDKVWLTNRGELTLELEDKLKNFLNVSNIIITNNGTIPIQIALKLFGKGGEIITTPFSYVATSAAIVWENCTPVFVDIHPDYLTIDETKIEAAITPKTTAILATHVFGNPCDVTAIEKIAKKHNLKVIYDAAHCFGVTYNNESIFNFGDVSTCSFHATKLFHTGEGGAMFCNDADYHQLYYSHNFGHNGPLAFHGLGINAKISELQAAMGLAIFPYMNHIIDERKKVVDFYNNKLNFNTVQALKIRENTEWNYSYYPVILDSEETLLKVLNALAIENIIPRRYFYPSLNTIEYTKGEKMLISESIASRILCLPLYVGIPETDLENIVQIINIQTLQ from the coding sequence ATGATTCCTGTAACCAAAACTTTTTTGCCCCCGCAAGAAGAATACAACGCTTATGTAAAACGTGCATGGGATAAAGTTTGGCTAACTAACAGAGGCGAACTAACATTAGAACTTGAAGATAAGCTTAAAAACTTTCTGAATGTTTCTAATATTATAATTACAAATAACGGAACGATTCCAATTCAGATTGCTTTAAAACTTTTTGGAAAAGGCGGCGAGATTATTACAACGCCATTTTCTTATGTTGCCACTTCGGCGGCGATTGTTTGGGAAAATTGTACTCCAGTATTTGTAGATATTCACCCGGATTATTTAACAATTGACGAAACCAAAATTGAAGCTGCCATAACACCAAAAACAACTGCAATTTTAGCAACTCACGTTTTTGGAAATCCATGTGATGTTACTGCAATTGAGAAAATTGCTAAAAAACACAATCTAAAAGTTATTTACGATGCCGCACATTGTTTTGGGGTTACCTACAACAATGAATCTATTTTTAATTTTGGAGATGTAAGCACCTGCAGTTTTCATGCGACTAAATTATTTCATACCGGAGAAGGCGGCGCCATGTTTTGCAATGATGCCGATTATCACCAATTATATTACAGTCATAATTTTGGACATAATGGCCCTTTGGCTTTTCATGGTTTGGGAATTAATGCCAAAATTTCTGAGCTTCAGGCAGCTATGGGTCTGGCGATATTTCCGTACATGAACCATATTATCGACGAAAGAAAAAAAGTAGTTGACTTTTATAATAACAAATTAAATTTCAATACTGTACAAGCTTTAAAAATAAGAGAAAATACAGAATGGAATTATAGTTATTATCCGGTAATTTTAGATTCAGAAGAAACTTTATTGAAGGTTTTGAATGCTCTGGCAATTGAAAATATAATTCCTCGTCGTTATTTTTATCCTTCTTTAAATACGATTGAATATACGAAAGGAGAAAAAATGCTAATTTCAGAATCTATTGCTTCGCGAATTTTATGTTTACCTTTATACGTGGGAATTCCTGAAACTGATCTGGAAAACATTGTTCAAATTATAAATATACAAACATTACAATAA
- a CDS encoding phosphopantetheine-binding protein: MEINAFLKNFADILDDTDAALITQETVFRDLDEWNSLTALSLIAMADEEYDVKLTGDEIKSSNSLNDIFEIIKNKA; this comes from the coding sequence ATGGAAATCAACGCTTTTTTGAAAAATTTTGCAGATATTTTAGATGATACAGATGCAGCTCTTATTACACAGGAAACTGTTTTTAGAGATTTAGACGAATGGAATTCATTAACAGCTTTGTCATTAATTGCAATGGCTGACGAAGAATATGATGTGAAATTAACAGGAGACGAAATTAAATCTTCTAATTCATTAAATGACATCTTCGAAATAATTAAAAATAAAGCATAA
- a CDS encoding ketoacyl-ACP synthase III encodes MAAFSVHDIAIRGISCSVPKNKELNVDLNILTQEEIQKFIEATGVEERRIATKDICTSDLCCEAAEKLLKDLNWQKDEIEILVFVSQTADYILPVSAAILQDRLGLSTNCVAFDVPLGCSGYVYGMSIIAGMMKATGLKKGLLLAGDTSSKLLSKTDKSTVPLFGDGGSATAFEFDENAEKIDFDLGTDGSGYKAIIIPDGGSRNRINEDSLKVVTIEEGISRNSCNLVLDGMDVFGFGISQAPKTVKKLIEKFEIDIDKIDHFVFHQANLMMNKMIVKKLKLPVEKVPYSLKEFGNTSSATIPLTIVAQLKESLTNTSKDLIVCGFGVGLSWGTAKIKLDNVVISDLIEI; translated from the coding sequence ATGGCAGCTTTTTCAGTACATGATATTGCAATAAGAGGTATTTCCTGCAGCGTTCCTAAAAATAAGGAACTAAATGTTGATTTAAATATTTTGACACAGGAAGAGATTCAAAAATTTATTGAAGCAACCGGAGTTGAAGAACGACGAATTGCGACAAAAGATATTTGCACTTCTGATTTATGCTGTGAAGCTGCTGAAAAATTGCTTAAAGATTTAAATTGGCAGAAAGACGAAATCGAAATCTTGGTTTTTGTTTCTCAGACTGCCGATTATATTTTACCTGTTTCTGCTGCCATACTGCAGGACAGATTAGGATTATCTACAAATTGTGTTGCTTTTGATGTTCCGCTGGGATGTTCAGGTTATGTTTACGGAATGTCGATTATTGCCGGAATGATGAAAGCGACGGGACTTAAAAAAGGTTTGCTTTTAGCCGGAGATACAAGCAGTAAATTACTTTCTAAAACAGATAAAAGTACCGTTCCGTTATTTGGTGACGGAGGAAGTGCAACAGCATTTGAATTTGACGAAAATGCAGAAAAAATAGATTTTGATTTAGGTACAGATGGTTCTGGTTATAAAGCTATTATTATTCCAGATGGAGGTTCTAGAAACAGAATAAACGAAGATTCGCTTAAAGTTGTTACTATCGAAGAAGGAATCAGCAGAAATTCCTGCAATTTGGTTCTTGACGGAATGGATGTTTTTGGTTTCGGAATTTCTCAGGCGCCTAAAACGGTAAAAAAACTTATTGAAAAATTCGAAATTGATATTGACAAAATAGATCATTTTGTATTTCATCAGGCCAATTTGATGATGAACAAAATGATAGTAAAAAAACTGAAACTGCCAGTTGAAAAAGTTCCGTATTCATTAAAAGAATTTGGAAATACTTCATCTGCTACAATTCCTTTAACGATTGTGGCTCAATTAAAAGAAAGCCTTACAAATACGTCTAAAGATTTAATAGTTTGCGGTTTTGGAGTTGGGTTATCATGGGGGACAGCAAAAATTAAGCTGGACAATGTTGTGATTTCTGATTTAATAGAAATATGA
- a CDS encoding SRPBCC family protein yields the protein MIKNFDYIDESVYQKEKSLFLNESWILAAHKNELLNNNDFVTFEYYGNKIFIQNFNGTIKSFQNVCLHRFNTIHEEPFGNRVSSCLYHNWTYGKKGNVVGLMCRNSFEREEINELKLKEYEVAFCGDFVFLKLNEKFDKTLYEYLGNIFTPLEELSLHFGSKTIDYSIEHKANWKLLVENVLECYHCTSVHENSFAKMGFGSVPPEKFDFFDAHSWCEFPKGEDVKPNKIIEKSLSARTFKTQGYYHFYLYPNAFVSTVEGKGFYLGFMFPESPSKTNLRVRYFATKFEKELSESEQNIIDFINNSSNDSLDLVLNEDKKILENIQPNLANFQDHSPIFGNEEFRILKFYEFFNKQKLQKEQNDI from the coding sequence ATGATAAAAAATTTTGATTACATAGACGAATCGGTTTATCAAAAAGAAAAATCTTTATTTTTAAATGAATCCTGGATTCTCGCTGCTCACAAAAATGAATTATTAAACAATAATGATTTTGTGACTTTTGAGTATTATGGAAACAAGATTTTTATTCAAAATTTTAACGGTACAATTAAGTCTTTTCAAAATGTTTGCCTGCACAGATTTAATACGATACACGAAGAACCTTTTGGAAACAGAGTTTCATCGTGTTTGTATCATAACTGGACTTACGGGAAAAAAGGAAATGTTGTAGGTTTAATGTGCCGAAATTCGTTTGAAAGAGAAGAAATAAATGAATTAAAGCTTAAAGAATATGAAGTGGCTTTTTGTGGAGATTTTGTTTTCTTAAAATTAAACGAAAAATTCGACAAGACTTTATATGAATATTTAGGAAATATCTTTACGCCGCTTGAAGAATTAAGTTTACATTTTGGATCCAAAACAATCGATTATTCAATCGAACATAAAGCGAACTGGAAACTTCTGGTTGAGAATGTTTTAGAGTGCTATCATTGTACTTCGGTTCATGAAAATTCATTTGCCAAAATGGGATTTGGTTCCGTTCCGCCTGAAAAATTTGATTTTTTTGATGCTCACAGCTGGTGCGAATTTCCAAAAGGAGAAGATGTAAAACCCAATAAAATTATTGAGAAATCATTATCAGCGAGAACTTTCAAAACACAAGGATATTATCATTTTTACCTATATCCAAATGCATTTGTGAGTACAGTAGAAGGAAAAGGATTTTATCTAGGATTTATGTTTCCTGAATCTCCTTCAAAAACCAATTTAAGAGTACGTTATTTTGCAACAAAATTTGAAAAAGAATTAAGCGAATCAGAACAAAATATTATTGATTTTATAAATAATAGTTCGAATGATTCTCTGGATTTGGTTTTAAATGAAGACAAAAAAATATTAGAAAATATTCAGCCCAATCTGGCGAACTTTCAAGATCATTCTCCAATATTTGGAAACGAAGAATTTAGAATTTTAAAGTTTTATGAATTTTTCAATAAACAAAAATTACAAAAAGAACAAAACGATATATAA
- a CDS encoding SDR family oxidoreductase → MNPFDLSGKKILVTGASSGIGYETCQAIVRQGGTFVAIARRKDFLEKLIAECGSENSFIAADLSKMEDIKSIVETIENVDGIVHSAGVVTLAPVKFYSEELMNEMRSINFDSIAYLINLIFKKKKINKGSSIVLVSSIAGLFGMKGNGIYAASKGALIAISKVWANEFASSKTRVNCVSPGMVKTEITSKSIEDLSLEVIQQDEKKYPLGYGEPSQVANPIVFLLSDASSWITGQNLVLDGGRTSTI, encoded by the coding sequence ATGAATCCATTTGATTTATCAGGAAAAAAAATCTTAGTAACCGGAGCCTCTTCAGGAATTGGTTATGAAACTTGTCAGGCAATTGTAAGACAAGGCGGAACTTTTGTCGCCATTGCAAGACGTAAAGATTTTTTAGAAAAATTAATAGCTGAATGTGGAAGTGAAAACAGTTTCATAGCTGCTGATTTATCTAAAATGGAAGATATAAAATCTATTGTTGAAACAATTGAAAATGTTGACGGAATTGTTCATTCAGCCGGAGTTGTAACACTTGCGCCTGTAAAATTTTATTCAGAAGAATTAATGAATGAAATGAGAAGTATCAATTTTGATTCGATTGCTTATCTGATTAATTTAATTTTCAAAAAGAAAAAAATTAACAAAGGAAGTTCAATTGTATTAGTTTCGTCTATTGCCGGTTTATTTGGTATGAAAGGAAACGGAATTTATGCAGCCAGCAAAGGAGCTTTAATTGCGATTTCTAAAGTTTGGGCAAATGAATTTGCATCGAGTAAAACCCGTGTAAATTGCGTTTCGCCAGGAATGGTAAAAACAGAAATTACCTCAAAATCTATTGAAGATTTATCTCTTGAAGTTATTCAGCAGGACGAAAAAAAATATCCTTTAGGATATGGAGAACCGTCTCAGGTTGCAAATCCAATTGTATTTTTATTATCAGATGCAAGCAGCTGGATTACGGGACAAAATTTAGTTTTAGACGGAGGAAGAACTTCAACAATTTAA
- a CDS encoding ketoacyl-ACP synthase III — translation MKAHIKAISYYLPEAILSNELINQDFPEWDIEKISSKTGINSRHISAADEFSSDMAVKAAEKLFEEHNIDRSTIDYLLFCTQSPDYFLPTTACIIQDKLGLNTSIGALDFNLGCSGFVYGLSLAKGLIAGEMAKNVLLITSETYTKFIHPRDKSNKTIFGDAAAATLISSEKGFCSIGNFIFGTDGKGAENLIVKQGGMRFPVSNENEDIQDEFGNIRNDKNLFMNGTEIFNFTGEFVPKLTKSILEKSNLAQEDIDLFVFHQANKYMLNHLRKKIKIPEEKFFISMEHCGNTVSSTIPIALYDAQKQEKLSHIKNVILAGFGVGYSWGACNLIIE, via the coding sequence ATGAAAGCACATATTAAAGCCATATCCTATTATCTGCCAGAAGCAATTCTGTCTAATGAGTTGATTAATCAGGATTTTCCGGAATGGGATATTGAAAAAATTAGTTCCAAAACCGGAATAAATTCCAGACATATAAGTGCAGCTGATGAATTTTCATCAGATATGGCGGTAAAAGCGGCCGAAAAATTATTTGAAGAACATAATATAGATCGTTCGACCATAGATTATTTATTGTTTTGTACCCAAAGTCCGGATTATTTTCTGCCTACAACAGCTTGTATTATTCAGGATAAATTAGGTTTGAATACTTCGATTGGAGCTTTAGATTTTAATTTAGGCTGTTCAGGATTTGTTTATGGATTAAGTCTGGCAAAAGGATTAATTGCCGGTGAAATGGCAAAAAATGTTTTGCTGATTACTTCAGAAACGTACACAAAATTTATACATCCGAGGGATAAAAGCAATAAAACTATTTTTGGAGATGCCGCAGCAGCAACTTTAATAAGCAGCGAAAAAGGTTTTTGCTCAATCGGTAATTTTATTTTCGGTACTGACGGAAAAGGAGCAGAAAACCTTATTGTAAAACAAGGCGGAATGCGTTTTCCGGTTTCAAACGAAAATGAAGATATTCAGGATGAATTTGGCAATATCAGAAATGATAAGAATTTGTTCATGAACGGAACTGAGATTTTTAATTTCACTGGAGAATTTGTCCCAAAACTTACAAAGTCAATTTTAGAAAAATCTAATTTGGCTCAGGAAGATATTGATTTATTTGTTTTTCATCAGGCGAATAAATACATGCTGAATCATTTAAGAAAAAAGATAAAAATCCCGGAAGAAAAATTCTTTATTTCGATGGAACACTGCGGTAATACAGTATCATCTACAATTCCGATCGCACTTTATGATGCTCAAAAACAAGAAAAACTATCTCATATTAAAAATGTAATATTAGCCGGTTTTGGAGTAGGATATTCCTGGGGAGCTTGTAATTTAATTATAGAATAA
- a CDS encoding acetyltransferase → MKDLIIVGARGFGREVYDLATQCSGYNIEYTIKGFLDDKADALEGFDNYPAILSSVEDYVIQENDVFICALGTVQWKKHYAELIQAKGGNFINLIHPSTKLNTNAVVGTGLLVFMYANISNDCVIEDFVTIQGYVGLGHDTKIHKWAHLSSYSFTGGFVVLEEEVTLNTRATVLPRVTVRKGATVGACSMVIKNVKENTTVFGVPAKKLDF, encoded by the coding sequence ATGAAAGATTTAATCATAGTAGGAGCAAGGGGTTTTGGTCGTGAAGTTTACGATTTGGCCACACAATGTTCTGGTTATAATATTGAATATACGATAAAAGGTTTTCTCGATGATAAAGCCGATGCACTTGAAGGTTTTGACAATTATCCGGCCATTTTAAGCTCTGTAGAAGATTATGTAATTCAGGAAAATGATGTTTTTATTTGTGCATTAGGAACCGTACAATGGAAAAAACATTATGCTGAATTAATTCAGGCAAAAGGCGGAAACTTTATCAATCTAATTCACCCTTCGACAAAATTAAATACAAATGCAGTTGTGGGAACCGGATTACTGGTTTTTATGTATGCCAATATAAGTAACGACTGTGTTATTGAAGATTTTGTTACCATTCAAGGATATGTAGGTTTAGGCCACGATACAAAAATTCACAAATGGGCACATTTGAGTTCTTATTCTTTCACAGGCGGTTTTGTTGTGCTTGAAGAAGAAGTAACATTAAACACCCGTGCAACAGTTCTTCCGCGTGTAACGGTTCGAAAAGGCGCAACAGTAGGAGCGTGCAGTATGGTTATCAAAAACGTAAAAGAAAATACAACTGTATTTGGAGTTCCGGCAAAAAAACTTGATTTCTAA
- a CDS encoding glycosyltransferase: MRNQSDIILNWKGNLDQPVVSILCDAYNHEKFIVETLEGFLNQKTTFPFEIIIHDDASTDNTPVILKEFAEKYPLIIKLVLQKENQYSQKINFWSDITFPMAQGKYIALCEGDDYWIDEQKLQKQVDFLENNTEYVITWTDFFTRKDTELVPNDFKETLPDVYTIDFDTLFQPYCTYTLTSLFRKDAVDPLEYKKFKYGKDNTLYSIALCHGKGAFLNFQAAVYRWHSGGVYSLQSPFFQRYSSYRNIKEILQNIPQARTHNMKKVMSTLLKASAFEALKLRKSEQYKNIEEAEIAINEFLEKASFSLKLKYLWRYIKTNI; this comes from the coding sequence ATGAGAAATCAAAGTGATATCATTTTAAATTGGAAAGGAAATTTAGACCAGCCAGTCGTAAGTATTCTATGTGATGCATACAATCATGAAAAATTTATTGTAGAAACTTTAGAAGGTTTTTTAAATCAAAAAACTACTTTTCCTTTTGAAATTATTATTCATGATGATGCTTCAACAGATAATACTCCGGTTATTTTAAAAGAATTTGCCGAAAAATATCCTTTAATTATTAAACTCGTTTTACAAAAAGAAAATCAATATTCTCAAAAAATCAATTTTTGGAGTGATATAACTTTTCCTATGGCACAAGGAAAATACATAGCTTTATGTGAAGGAGATGATTACTGGATTGATGAACAAAAACTGCAAAAACAGGTTGATTTTTTAGAAAATAATACTGAATACGTAATTACGTGGACCGATTTTTTCACCAGAAAAGATACAGAATTAGTGCCAAACGATTTTAAAGAAACACTGCCAGATGTATATACAATTGATTTTGATACACTTTTTCAACCTTATTGTACGTATACTTTAACAAGTCTATTTAGAAAAGATGCAGTTGATCCTTTAGAATATAAAAAATTCAAATACGGTAAAGATAACACACTTTATTCAATAGCGCTTTGTCACGGAAAAGGCGCATTTTTAAATTTCCAGGCAGCCGTTTACAGATGGCATTCAGGAGGAGTTTATTCTTTACAATCTCCATTTTTTCAGCGTTATTCTTCTTATCGTAATATAAAAGAAATACTTCAAAACATTCCGCAGGCGAGAACCCATAACATGAAAAAAGTTATGTCGACTTTGCTAAAAGCATCAGCATTTGAAGCTTTAAAACTGCGAAAATCGGAACAATATAAAAATATTGAAGAAGCTGAAATTGCTATAAATGAGTTTTTAGAAAAAGCCAGTTTTTCTTTAAAACTGAAATATTTATGGCGCTACATTAAAACGAATATTTAA
- a CDS encoding glycosyltransferase family 2 protein, translated as MQILQNPVISVIIPVFNAASFLDETLKSILSQTFSDFELIILNDKSTDESLNIIKKFQQEDNRIIIIDKEENVGPANLRNEGINAAKGEYIALMDADDIAMPTRFEKQIEVLKNNPEIGVCGTWFTFFGTGKNKIIKHNTEPDAIKVSFLHSCNIGNPTVMFKKEVLGDLKFDNDYVPVEDYDLWSRLLAKTNFYNIPESLLNYRQHNNNISKTKIDNVNRSVRRVKINQLTQLEINPEDPKIDFYLNAVSFKKRLSPEEVIETINASKVLISQNEKLGYFNLEVFQKHITKNLIRIIRNAGSYNLSFYKHLKNNESVLFQKIKWIDKVILYFKSLKGK; from the coding sequence ATGCAAATTCTTCAAAATCCTGTAATTTCTGTTATAATTCCTGTGTTTAATGCGGCTTCATTTTTAGATGAAACTTTAAAAAGTATTCTAAGTCAAACATTTTCAGACTTTGAGCTTATTATTTTAAATGATAAATCTACTGACGAAAGTTTAAACATTATTAAGAAATTTCAGCAAGAAGATAATCGCATTATTATTATTGACAAAGAAGAAAATGTGGGTCCCGCAAATCTAAGGAACGAAGGAATAAACGCTGCAAAAGGTGAATATATTGCCTTAATGGACGCAGATGATATTGCAATGCCAACACGTTTTGAAAAACAAATTGAAGTATTAAAAAACAATCCCGAAATTGGCGTTTGTGGTACGTGGTTTACTTTTTTTGGAACAGGCAAAAACAAAATCATCAAACATAACACAGAACCAGATGCGATTAAAGTATCTTTTTTACACAGTTGTAACATCGGAAATCCAACTGTAATGTTTAAAAAAGAAGTTTTGGGTGATTTAAAATTTGATAATGATTACGTCCCTGTTGAGGATTATGATTTATGGAGCAGATTACTTGCCAAAACTAACTTTTACAACATTCCGGAATCCTTATTAAATTACAGACAGCACAACAACAATATCAGTAAAACTAAAATTGATAACGTTAACCGCTCTGTGCGACGAGTAAAAATAAATCAACTGACTCAGCTTGAAATTAACCCTGAAGATCCAAAAATTGATTTTTACTTAAATGCTGTTTCATTTAAAAAGAGGCTTTCACCAGAAGAGGTTATTGAAACAATTAATGCTTCTAAAGTTCTGATTTCGCAAAATGAAAAACTAGGATATTTTAATCTGGAAGTTTTTCAAAAACACATTACAAAAAATCTAATACGCATTATTCGCAATGCGGGTTCTTATAATCTTTCATTTTATAAACATTTGAAAAACAACGAAAGTGTATTATTTCAGAAAATAAAATGGATCGATAAAGTGATTTTGTATTTTAAATCTTTAAAAGGAAAATAA
- a CDS encoding glycosyltransferase family 1 protein — translation MSQKSIFLETHNINNRATGLGTFNYELIKGLSSLDFNNYELTLNSSKPELLKDEFKDKFKYHKYSSLSRHPLFRIRKKYDLWHSVNQNIKVEPFHKTNYVLTVHDIHFVEEVTNEKSHKLKKLFKGKLERATAITYISEFAKKHTHEHFNVPNVPEYVIYNGNPISTLLDTSTFVSNVPVDKPFFYSIGDFIERKNYGSIINMMKLIKDFNLIISGNNDKKYGEEIKKLIADNGLENQVFLTGKVSDEAKQFYMKNCTAFLFPSIREGFGLPPIEAMSFGKPVFLSDKTSLPEIGGDVSNYWNNFDPEYMKDILFNGLNHFDSNKNEIESLLKKRAASFDWKVAAAEYFNVYKEILK, via the coding sequence ATGTCCCAAAAAAGTATTTTTCTAGAAACACACAATATAAACAACAGAGCTACAGGTTTAGGAACTTTTAATTATGAGTTAATTAAAGGATTATCATCGCTGGATTTCAATAATTACGAATTAACGCTCAACAGCTCAAAACCTGAACTTTTAAAAGACGAATTTAAAGACAAATTCAAATATCATAAATACAGCAGTCTTTCGAGACATCCGTTGTTTAGAATTCGAAAAAAATACGATTTATGGCATTCTGTAAATCAAAACATTAAAGTTGAGCCTTTTCATAAAACCAATTATGTATTAACGGTTCATGATATTCATTTTGTTGAAGAAGTAACCAACGAAAAAAGTCATAAATTAAAAAAGCTTTTTAAAGGAAAACTTGAAAGAGCAACGGCTATTACTTACATCTCAGAATTTGCCAAAAAACACACACACGAGCATTTTAATGTCCCTAATGTTCCTGAATATGTTATTTACAACGGAAATCCAATTTCTACTCTTTTAGATACTTCGACGTTTGTTTCTAATGTTCCCGTTGATAAACCTTTCTTTTATTCGATTGGTGATTTTATCGAAAGAAAAAATTATGGTTCGATTATTAATATGATGAAATTAATAAAGGATTTTAATTTGATTATTTCAGGAAATAATGACAAAAAATACGGCGAAGAAATCAAGAAATTGATTGCAGATAACGGCTTAGAAAATCAGGTTTTTTTAACCGGGAAAGTTTCTGATGAAGCCAAACAGTTTTATATGAAAAACTGTACGGCATTTCTTTTTCCGTCAATTCGTGAAGGTTTCGGACTTCCGCCAATTGAAGCTATGAGTTTTGGTAAACCTGTATTTTTATCTGATAAAACTTCTCTGCCTGAAATTGGAGGCGATGTTTCTAATTATTGGAACAATTTTGATCCTGAATATATGAAAGATATTCTTTTTAACGGATTAAATCATTTTGACAGCAATAAAAACGAAATAGAAAGCTTATTGAAAAAAAGAGCTGCAAGTTTCGATTGGAAAGTTGCAGCTGCTGAATATTTTAATGTTTACAAAGAGATCTTAAAATAA
- a CDS encoding Kdo domain containing protein, with protein sequence MNFKVNPLFENSTASVLDKIKTFNSSGELFGNGDRNKIKLFDLDGKTINIKSFKIPNIVNKIAYKYFRKSKARRSFEYATILLEKGIGTPQPIAFLENFTVIGLKDSYYASEHLITELTYRELVEIPDYPDNENILRQFVKFTFDLHEKGVEFLDHSPGNTLIKKNENNIYSFFLVDLNRMNFHENMSFEQRMNNFSRLTPKKEMIAVMSNEYAKFYTDRNESEIFEKMWQATSNFQEEFARKKRLKKKLKFWKKS encoded by the coding sequence ATGAATTTTAAAGTAAATCCTCTTTTCGAAAATAGCACAGCATCAGTTCTTGATAAAATAAAAACATTTAATTCGTCAGGCGAACTTTTTGGAAATGGAGATCGTAACAAGATAAAATTGTTTGATTTAGATGGAAAAACCATTAACATCAAATCGTTTAAAATTCCGAATATCGTCAATAAAATTGCCTACAAATATTTTAGAAAATCAAAAGCCAGACGCTCATTTGAATATGCGACTATTTTGCTCGAAAAAGGAATTGGTACGCCGCAGCCCATTGCATTTTTGGAGAACTTTACAGTAATTGGTTTAAAAGATAGTTATTATGCCAGCGAGCATTTAATTACGGAACTGACTTATAGAGAATTGGTTGAAATTCCTGATTATCCGGATAATGAAAATATTTTAAGACAGTTTGTAAAATTTACGTTTGATCTTCATGAAAAAGGAGTGGAATTTTTAGATCATTCACCGGGAAATACGTTGATTAAAAAGAATGAAAACAATATATACAGTTTCTTTTTAGTTGATTTAAACCGAATGAATTTTCATGAAAATATGAGCTTTGAACAGCGCATGAATAATTTTAGCCGTTTAACGCCTAAAAAAGAAATGATTGCGGTTATGAGCAATGAATATGCTAAATTTTATACGGATAGAAACGAAAGCGAAATTTTTGAAAAAATGTGGCAGGCAACCTCAAATTTTCAGGAAGAATTTGCGAGAAAGAAAAGATTAAAAAAGAAACTGAAATTCTGGAAGAAATCTTAG